A window of the Enterobacteriaceae bacterium 4M9 genome harbors these coding sequences:
- the alaC gene encoding alanine transaminase, with translation MADFSPKRRFSRIDRLPPYVFNITAELKMAARRRGEDIIDFSMGNPDGATPPHIVEKLCTVAQRPDTHGYSTSRGIPRLRRAISRWYQERYQVDIDPETEAIVTIGSKEGLAHLMLATLDHGDTVLVPNPSYPIHIYGAVIAGAQVRSVPLVEGVDFFNELERAIRESYPKPKMMILGFPSNPTAQCVELEFFERVVALAKQYDVLVVHDLAYADIVYDGWKAPSIMQVPGARDVAVEFFTLSKSYNMAGWRIGFMVGNQELVAALARIKSYHDYGTFTPLQVAAIAALEGEQQCVRDIAEQYKRRRDVLVKGLHEAGWMVECPKASMYVWAKIPEPYAAMGSLEFAKKLLQDAKVCVSPGIGFGDYGDTHVRFALIENSDRIRQAVRGIKAMFRSDGLLTVSAKAGVETE, from the coding sequence ATGGCTGACTTCAGTCCAAAACGCCGTTTTTCGCGTATCGACAGACTTCCCCCTTACGTTTTCAACATTACCGCTGAGCTCAAGATGGCTGCGCGCCGGCGCGGCGAAGATATTATTGACTTCAGCATGGGCAACCCCGATGGCGCCACACCGCCGCATATTGTCGAAAAGCTCTGTACCGTGGCCCAGCGCCCGGATACCCATGGTTACTCCACATCACGCGGTATTCCGCGCCTGCGCCGTGCAATTTCGCGCTGGTATCAGGAGCGCTACCAGGTGGATATTGACCCGGAAACCGAAGCGATTGTGACCATCGGCTCAAAAGAGGGGCTGGCGCACTTGATGCTGGCGACACTGGATCATGGTGATACTGTGCTGGTGCCAAACCCGAGCTACCCGATTCATATTTATGGTGCCGTGATTGCCGGTGCCCAGGTGCGCTCGGTCCCGCTGGTAGAGGGGGTGGATTTCTTTAACGAGCTGGAGCGCGCTATTCGCGAAAGCTACCCCAAACCGAAGATGATGATCCTCGGCTTTCCGTCAAATCCGACGGCACAGTGTGTCGAGCTGGAGTTTTTCGAGCGCGTTGTGGCGCTGGCGAAGCAGTATGACGTGCTGGTGGTACACGATCTGGCCTATGCCGATATTGTTTACGACGGCTGGAAAGCACCATCCATTATGCAGGTACCAGGTGCACGCGACGTCGCGGTGGAATTTTTCACGCTGTCAAAAAGTTACAACATGGCGGGCTGGCGCATCGGCTTTATGGTGGGCAATCAGGAGCTGGTGGCAGCGCTGGCACGTATCAAAAGTTACCACGACTATGGCACGTTCACTCCGCTACAGGTGGCGGCTATTGCCGCGCTGGAAGGTGAGCAGCAGTGCGTGCGCGATATTGCCGAGCAGTATAAGCGCCGTCGCGATGTGCTGGTGAAAGGGCTGCATGAAGCGGGCTGGATGGTGGAATGTCCAAAGGCATCAATGTACGTTTGGGCGAAGATCCCGGAGCCTTACGCTGCAATGGGGTCACTGGAGTTTGCCAAAAAGCTGTTACAGGACGCGAAAGTGTGCGTTTCACCTGGGATTGGCTTTGGTGATTATGGGGATACCCACGTGCGTTTTGCGCTAATTGAAAACAGCGATCGTATTCGCCAGGCCGTGCGCGGTATTAAGGCGATGTTTCGCAGTGACGGGCTGTTGACGGTAAGCGCTAAAGCCGGTGTAGAGACCGAGTAA
- the ypdK gene encoding membrane protein YpdK, translating to MKYFFMGISVILFLWVGTFFLMLE from the coding sequence GTGAAATATTTTTTTATGGGCATTTCAGTGATTCTGTTTTTGTGGGTCGGTACATTCTTTCTGATGCTTGAATAA
- a CDS encoding helix-turn-helix transcriptional regulator, whose product MVPKRLKAARERAGLTQTKLGILAGIDSSGRARMSQYEKGTHSPTFQTVCAIAKVLDVPEAYFYTLDDNFAEAMLYLHDAFRLAKQPN is encoded by the coding sequence ATGGTTCCCAAGCGTTTGAAAGCCGCACGTGAGCGGGCAGGTTTAACCCAGACTAAACTCGGCATTCTTGCAGGTATAGATTCATCGGGTCGGGCCAGAATGTCGCAATATGAAAAAGGGACACACAGCCCTACTTTTCAAACCGTGTGCGCCATTGCCAAAGTGCTTGACGTGCCGGAAGCTTATTTCTACACACTTGATGATAACTTTGCTGAAGCCATGCTTTATCTTCATGACGCATTTCGCTTAGCCAAACAACCTAATTGA
- a CDS encoding formate/nitrite transporter family protein encodes MTTLHKDATTDTDEKQMEQEEKAMPSRAMATHEHIRHDGEKELERDAMALLWSAIAAGLSMGASMLVKGILHVHLEGVPAAFLLESLGYTVGFIIVIMARQQLFTENTVTAVLPFMHKPTHGNFLLLLRLWGIVLFGNLIGTALAALAFNFMPVFDEPTRSAFSEMGAAVMENSPAEMFTKAIVSGWLVATMVWMLPAAGSAKILVIVLMTWLIAVADTTHIVVGSVEIFYLIFNGEASWYSFIWPFALPTLAGNIIGGTFIFALISHAQIRNDIANERKAQQEKETVD; translated from the coding sequence ATGACGACGTTACATAAAGATGCCACTACTGATACAGATGAGAAGCAAATGGAACAAGAGGAAAAAGCCATGCCCTCTCGCGCCATGGCGACCCATGAACACATCCGTCACGACGGCGAAAAAGAGCTGGAGCGTGATGCAATGGCGCTGCTGTGGTCAGCCATTGCTGCCGGACTGTCGATGGGCGCATCAATGCTGGTAAAGGGCATTCTGCACGTGCACCTGGAAGGTGTGCCGGCTGCATTTTTGCTGGAGAGTCTGGGCTACACTGTCGGCTTTATCATTGTGATTATGGCCCGCCAGCAGCTGTTCACCGAAAACACGGTGACAGCCGTGTTGCCCTTTATGCATAAACCCACTCACGGCAACTTTTTGCTGTTGTTGCGCCTGTGGGGCATCGTGCTGTTTGGTAACCTGATTGGCACCGCGCTCGCCGCACTGGCCTTTAATTTTATGCCCGTGTTTGATGAACCTACCCGTAGCGCGTTCAGCGAGATGGGTGCTGCGGTGATGGAGAATTCGCCGGCAGAAATGTTCACTAAGGCCATTGTCTCCGGTTGGCTGGTGGCAACAATGGTGTGGATGCTGCCCGCCGCGGGCTCGGCCAAAATTCTGGTCATTGTGCTGATGACCTGGCTGATTGCCGTCGCCGATACCACTCATATTGTGGTTGGCAGCGTGGAGATTTTTTATCTGATATTCAACGGTGAAGCGTCATGGTACAGCTTTATCTGGCCGTTCGCCCTCCCCACACTTGCCGGTAACATCATCGGCGGCACGTTTATTTTTGCCCTTATCAGCCACGCGCAGATCCGAAACGACATAGCGAATGAGCGTAAAGCCCAGCAGGAGAAAGAGACGGTGGATTAA
- the ccmA gene encoding cytochrome c biogenesis heme-transporting ATPase CcmA: MLDAQNLTCVRDERVLFSALSFSVAPGEVVQVAGVNGAGKTSLLRILSGLASPESGEVYWCQEPLSRAREDYHRELLWLGHQPGVKSVMTADENLRFFHPTESQDARWHALASVGLVGYEDVPVAQMSAGQQRRVALARLWLSSARLWILDEPFTALDIAGVEKLTKRIEYHAAAGGTVLLTTHQPLRPLACTLRCITLQAEVAQ; encoded by the coding sequence ATGCTTGATGCTCAAAACCTGACCTGCGTGCGTGATGAGAGAGTGCTGTTTAGTGCGCTTTCGTTTTCTGTTGCGCCTGGCGAGGTTGTGCAGGTTGCCGGGGTGAATGGCGCAGGCAAAACGTCACTGCTGCGTATTCTGAGCGGGCTGGCCAGCCCGGAATCTGGCGAGGTGTACTGGTGCCAAGAGCCTCTTAGCCGGGCACGTGAAGATTATCACCGCGAGCTACTGTGGCTGGGCCATCAGCCTGGCGTGAAAAGCGTGATGACGGCAGACGAAAACCTGCGTTTTTTCCATCCAACAGAATCTCAGGACGCGCGCTGGCATGCGCTTGCCTCTGTCGGTTTAGTGGGTTATGAAGATGTGCCGGTGGCCCAAATGTCCGCCGGACAGCAGCGTCGCGTGGCGCTGGCCCGGCTATGGCTGAGTAGCGCCCGGCTGTGGATTCTGGACGAGCCTTTTACCGCGCTGGATATTGCGGGTGTTGAAAAGCTGACAAAACGCATTGAATACCACGCGGCTGCGGGCGGCACCGTATTACTGACCACCCATCAGCCGCTTCGTCCGCTGGCATGTACGCTGCGCTGCATTACGCTGCAAGCCGAGGTGGCGCAATGA
- the ccmB gene encoding heme exporter protein CcmB — MMRQIFWRELRVAFRKGAEIINPLWFFLIVITLFPLGIGPEPQMLARIAPGVVWVAALLSSLLAMERLFRDDWQDGGLEQLMLLPLPLPAVVLAKVAAHWVVTGLPLLLLSPLVALLLGLDIHSWWVMALTLLLGTPTLSFLGAIGVGLTVGLRRGGVLLSLLVLPLTIPLLIFATAALDAAAMNLPVNGYLAILGAFLAGSATLSPFATAAALRVSVQ, encoded by the coding sequence ATGATGCGGCAAATTTTCTGGCGCGAGCTGCGCGTGGCCTTTCGTAAGGGCGCGGAAATTATCAACCCGCTGTGGTTCTTCCTGATAGTGATTACGCTGTTTCCGCTGGGGATTGGCCCGGAGCCGCAGATGCTGGCGCGTATTGCGCCGGGCGTGGTGTGGGTTGCAGCACTACTGTCTTCGCTGCTGGCGATGGAGAGACTGTTTCGCGACGACTGGCAGGACGGAGGGCTTGAGCAGCTGATGTTACTGCCGCTGCCGCTGCCTGCGGTGGTGCTGGCGAAAGTGGCCGCTCACTGGGTGGTGACCGGTTTGCCGCTGCTACTGCTCTCGCCGCTGGTGGCACTGCTGCTGGGGCTGGACATCCACAGCTGGTGGGTGATGGCGCTGACGCTGCTGCTCGGCACACCGACCTTAAGTTTTCTCGGGGCAATTGGCGTTGGGTTAACGGTGGGGTTGCGCCGTGGTGGCGTGTTGCTGAGCCTGCTGGTGCTGCCGCTGACCATCCCGCTTTTGATTTTTGCCACCGCGGCACTGGACGCGGCGGCGATGAATTTGCCGGTCAACGGCTATCTCGCCATCCTCGGCGCGTTTCTTGCCGGGAGTGCAACGTTAAGTCCGTTTGCCACAGCCGCCGCGCTGCGCGTGAGCGTGCAATAA
- a CDS encoding heme ABC transporter permease: MWKALHQLAKPQRLYSLCGRFIPWLGLLSSILLVVGCIWGFVYAPADYQQGQSYRIMYLHVPAAMWSMGIYASMAIAAFIGLVWQMKMADLTVAAMAPVGAVYTFIALVTGSAWGKPMWGTWWIWDARLTSELVLLFLYVGVIALYNAFDDRRLAGRAAGILVLVGVVNLPIIHFSVVWWNTLHQGSTNMQQTIDPAMRIPLRWCIFGFLGLFVTLTLMRLRNLILVQERRRPWVAELAQKGRNA, translated from the coding sequence ATGTGGAAAGCGCTACATCAGCTTGCTAAACCGCAGCGGCTGTATAGCCTGTGCGGGCGCTTCATTCCCTGGCTGGGGCTGCTGAGCAGCATCCTGCTGGTGGTGGGGTGCATCTGGGGCTTCGTTTATGCGCCTGCGGATTACCAGCAGGGCCAGAGCTATCGCATCATGTACCTACACGTGCCTGCGGCAATGTGGTCGATGGGCATTTATGCATCAATGGCGATTGCCGCCTTCATTGGCCTGGTCTGGCAGATGAAAATGGCCGACCTGACGGTCGCGGCGATGGCACCGGTGGGGGCGGTCTACACCTTTATTGCCCTGGTGACAGGTTCAGCCTGGGGCAAACCGATGTGGGGCACATGGTGGATTTGGGATGCACGCCTTACCTCTGAACTGGTACTGCTGTTTTTGTACGTCGGGGTGATTGCGCTTTATAACGCCTTTGACGACCGTCGCCTTGCCGGGCGCGCAGCCGGGATTCTGGTGCTGGTGGGCGTGGTTAACTTACCGATTATTCACTTCTCCGTTGTGTGGTGGAACACTCTGCATCAGGGCTCCACCAACATGCAGCAAACTATCGATCCGGCCATGCGTATTCCGCTGCGCTGGTGCATTTTTGGTTTCCTTGGTCTGTTTGTTACGCTGACGCTTATGCGCCTGCGTAATTTGATTCTGGTTCAGGAGCGCCGTCGCCCGTGGGTGGCTGAGCTTGCGCAGAAAGGGAGGAATGCGTGA
- the ccmD gene encoding heme exporter protein CcmD yields the protein MQSAFANWQEFWAMGGYAFYVWLAVAATLIPIFALVGHTVWQRRALLEEVRRQESRERRIRAAAQNHEPEEA from the coding sequence ATGCAGAGCGCTTTTGCAAACTGGCAGGAGTTCTGGGCGATGGGCGGCTATGCGTTTTACGTCTGGCTGGCCGTGGCCGCAACCCTTATCCCCATTTTCGCCCTGGTCGGACATACCGTCTGGCAGCGCCGCGCGCTGCTGGAGGAAGTCCGCCGTCAGGAATCCCGCGAACGGCGTATTCGCGCGGCGGCGCAGAACCATGAACCCGAGGAAGCATAA